Below is a genomic region from Cellulomonas sp. P24.
GGCTTCGACCTGCTGATCGAGGTCGTCTGCGAGGACGACGCCCACCTCCTCGAGGTCCTCGACGAGCGGGTGCGGTCGCTCCCCGGCGTCCAGGCGACCGAGACGTTCGTCTACCTCAAGCTCCGCAAGCAGCTCTACAACTGGGGGACCAGATGAGTACCAGCCCGTCCGCGCACGCCGGCACGACGCCGTTCGGTACCCCCCGGCCGCAGGCCGCGCGGGACCACCTGTGGGGGCACTTCACGCGTCAGAGCGTCTGGGAGACGAGCGACGTCCCGACGATCGTCCGCGGGGAAGGGCACCACATCTGGGACGACGCCGGCCGACGCTACATCGACGGACTGTCGGGGCTGTTCGTCGTGCAGGCGGGCCACGGCCGGGTCGAGCTCGCCGAGCGCGCCCGCGAGCAGGCGTCCGAGCTCGCGTTCTTCCCGCTGTGGTCCTACGCGCACCCGCAGGCGATCGACCTTGCGGAGCGCCTCGCGCACCACGCCCCCGGCGACCTCAACCGGGTCTTCTTCACGACCGGTGGCGGCGAGGCCGTCGAGACCGCGTGGAAGCTCGCCAAGCAGTACTGGAAGCTCATGGGCCAGCCGACCAAGTACAAGGTCATCTCGCGGGCCGTCGCCTACCACGGCACCCCGCAGGGCGCCCTGTCCATCACCGGGATCCCCGGCATGAAGGCCCCGTTCGAGCCGCTCGTGCCCGGCGCGCACAAGGTGCCCAACACGAACATCTACCGAGGACCGGAGGAGCTGCGCCACGACCCGAAGGCCTTCGGCCTGTGGGCAGCGAACCGGATCGAGGAGGCCATCGAGTTCGAGGGCGCCGAGACCGTCGCAGCGGTGTTCCTCGAGCCGGTGCAGAACTCCGGCGGGTGCTTCCCGCCGCCGCCGGGGTACTTCGAGCGCGTACGGGAGATCTGCGACGCTCACGACGTCCTCCTCGTCTCCGACGAGACGATCTGCGCCTTCGGCCGCATCGGCGAGATCTTCGCGTGCAACGACTACGGGTACGTCCCGGACATGATCACGTGCGCCAAGGGCCTGACGTCGGGCTACTCGCCGATCGGCGCGATGATCGCGTCCGACCGGCTGTTCGAGCCGTTCCGCCACGGGTCGACGACCTTCTACCACGGGTACACGTTCGGCGGTCACCCGGTGTCCGCCGCTGTCGCGATGGCGAACCTCGACATCTTCGAGCGCGAGAAGCTGACCGACCGCGTGCACGAGAACGGGCCGATCTTCCGTCGGACGCTCGAGAAGCTCCTCGACCTGCCGATCGTCGGCGACGTCCGCGGGGACGGCTACTTCTACGGGATCGAGCTCGTCAAGGACAAGGTGACGCGCGAGACGTTCGACGACGACGAGAGCGAGCGCCTGCTCCGCGGGTTCCTCTCCAAGGCGCTGTTCGACGCCGGCCTGTACTGCCGTGCGGACGACCGCGGTGACCCGGTGGTCCAGCTCGCACCGCCGCTGACCTGCGGTCCGGCGGAGTTCGACGAGATCGAGCAGATCCTCCGGTCGGTGCTCACCGAGGCGTGGTCACGCCTGTGACGCGTCACTCCCGGACGCCGACCCACGTGGTCGGCGGCAACCGGCCGTACTCGACGCTCTCGCTCTGGTTCGACCAGCGTGCGGGCGACGGCGACCTGCTCGTCCCGCGTGCCCCGCTCGACGGGGACACCGAGGCCGACGTCGTGATCGTCGGCGCCGGGTTCACCGGGCTGTGGACCGCGTACTACCTGACCGAGCTCGACCCGGGCCTCCAGGTGGTCGTGGTCGAGCAGGAGATCGCCGGCTTCGGTGCGAGCGGGCGCAACGGCGGGTGGTGCTCGGCGCTGCTGCCCACCTCTGCCGCGGCCATCGCACGCGAGCACGGCCTCCAGGCGGCCCGGGCGATGCGCTCGGCCATGCGGGACGCGGTGGTCGAGGTCGGTGGCGTCGCCGCCGCCGAGGGGATCGCGTGCGACTTCGCCATCGGTGGCACGGTGCAGCTCGCGCGGTCCGAGGCCCAGCTCGCACGCGCCCGCGCCGAGGCGGCCGAGGCCGCCATCTGGGGGGACGAGGTCACGCTGCTCGACATCGAGGCCACGCGCGAGCACGTGCGCGCGGCAGGGGCGATCGGTGCGTCGTTCACCCCCGACTGCGCGCGCCTGCACCCCGGCCGTCTCGTGAGGTCGCTCGC
It encodes:
- a CDS encoding aspartate aminotransferase family protein, with the translated sequence MSTSPSAHAGTTPFGTPRPQAARDHLWGHFTRQSVWETSDVPTIVRGEGHHIWDDAGRRYIDGLSGLFVVQAGHGRVELAERAREQASELAFFPLWSYAHPQAIDLAERLAHHAPGDLNRVFFTTGGGEAVETAWKLAKQYWKLMGQPTKYKVISRAVAYHGTPQGALSITGIPGMKAPFEPLVPGAHKVPNTNIYRGPEELRHDPKAFGLWAANRIEEAIEFEGAETVAAVFLEPVQNSGGCFPPPPGYFERVREICDAHDVLLVSDETICAFGRIGEIFACNDYGYVPDMITCAKGLTSGYSPIGAMIASDRLFEPFRHGSTTFYHGYTFGGHPVSAAVAMANLDIFEREKLTDRVHENGPIFRRTLEKLLDLPIVGDVRGDGYFYGIELVKDKVTRETFDDDESERLLRGFLSKALFDAGLYCRADDRGDPVVQLAPPLTCGPAEFDEIEQILRSVLTEAWSRL